The following coding sequences are from one Aeromicrobium duanguangcaii window:
- the uvrA gene encoding excinuclease ABC subunit UvrA produces MADRLVVRGAREHNLKDVSVDLPRDSLIVFTGLSGSGKSSLAFDTIFAEGQRRYVESLSAYARQFLGQMDKPDVDFIEGLSPAVSIDQKSTSRNPRSTVGTITEVYDYLRLLYARAGRAHCPTCGEPIGRQTPQQIVDRIQDDEEGTKFQVLAPVIRGRKGEYLELFRQLQQSGFSRAIVDGEMHMLADEPPKLAKQKKHTIEVVVDRLTVKPSSKQRLTESVETALGLADGLVIIDYVGLDEKDPARRRRFSEKLACPNDHPLQVEELEPRSFSFNAPYGACPECHGLGSRKEVDAELLVPDPEKTLAEGAITAWTYTQVSDYFLRLMRSLGDELGFDVDTPWRDLSPEVQDALMNGHSTKVHVQYKNRYGRQRSYWAEFEGARAFVERRHSETDSDTSRERLEGFMREVPCPTCKGTRLKPVILAVTLESEKFGEKNIAEVCHLSIAEAAEYLQTLVMTDRERQIGERVLKEIHERLRFLLDVGLDYLALDRAAGSLSGGEAQRIRLATQIGAGLVGVLYVLDEPSIGLHQRDNHRLIETLVRLKKLGNTLIVVEHDEDTIRAADWVVDIGPGAGEHGGQVIVSGSVDELLANPDSLTGAYLSGRTSIPVPEKRRPRDKSRQLTVKGARENNLRNVDVSFPLGQLVSVTGVSGSGKSTLVNDILYTSLARQIYKARTIPGRHRTIEGTENVDKVIHVDQSPIGRTPRSNPATYTGVFDHVRKLFAQTPEAKMRGYQQGRFSFNIKGGRCEACRGDGTIKIEMNFLPDVYVPCEVCHGARYNRETLEVRYKGRTIAEVLDMPIEEAVEFFEAIPAIARHLRTLVDVGLGYVRLGQPAPTLSGGEAQRVKLASELQKRSTGRTVYVLDEPTTGLHFEDIRKLLIVLQRLVDTGNSVIVIEHNLDVIKASDWIIDMGPEGGSGGGMVVAQGTPEDVAAHPESHTGRFLKPLLS; encoded by the coding sequence GTGGCTGATCGTCTCGTTGTCCGGGGTGCCCGCGAGCACAATCTGAAGGATGTCTCCGTCGATCTACCCCGGGACTCCCTCATCGTCTTCACCGGTCTGTCCGGTTCCGGCAAGTCGTCCCTCGCGTTCGACACCATCTTCGCCGAGGGCCAGCGACGCTACGTCGAGTCGCTCTCGGCGTACGCGCGCCAGTTCCTGGGTCAGATGGACAAGCCGGACGTCGACTTCATCGAGGGCCTGTCCCCGGCGGTCTCGATCGATCAGAAGTCGACCTCGCGCAACCCGCGCTCGACGGTCGGCACGATCACCGAGGTCTACGACTACCTGCGCCTGCTCTACGCGCGCGCCGGCCGGGCCCACTGCCCGACCTGTGGCGAGCCCATCGGCCGCCAGACGCCCCAGCAGATCGTCGATCGCATCCAAGATGACGAGGAGGGCACCAAGTTCCAGGTGCTCGCGCCGGTCATCCGCGGTCGCAAGGGCGAGTACCTCGAGCTGTTCCGCCAGCTGCAGCAGAGCGGCTTCAGCCGCGCCATCGTCGACGGCGAGATGCACATGCTCGCGGACGAACCGCCGAAGCTCGCCAAGCAGAAGAAGCACACGATCGAGGTCGTCGTCGACCGCCTCACGGTCAAGCCCTCGTCCAAGCAGCGCCTGACCGAGTCGGTCGAGACCGCCCTCGGCCTGGCCGACGGCCTGGTCATCATCGACTACGTCGGTCTGGACGAGAAGGACCCGGCCCGCCGGCGCCGCTTCTCCGAGAAGCTCGCGTGCCCCAACGACCACCCCCTGCAGGTCGAGGAGCTCGAGCCCCGCTCGTTCTCGTTCAACGCCCCCTACGGCGCGTGCCCCGAGTGCCACGGCCTGGGCTCTCGCAAGGAGGTCGACGCCGAGCTGCTCGTACCCGACCCCGAGAAGACGCTGGCCGAGGGCGCGATCACCGCGTGGACCTACACCCAGGTCTCGGACTACTTCCTGCGGCTGATGCGCTCGCTCGGCGACGAGCTGGGCTTCGACGTCGACACCCCGTGGCGCGACCTCTCGCCCGAGGTCCAGGACGCCCTGATGAACGGGCACTCCACCAAGGTCCACGTGCAGTACAAGAACCGGTACGGCCGTCAGCGCTCGTACTGGGCCGAGTTCGAGGGCGCCCGCGCGTTCGTCGAGCGCCGCCACTCCGAGACCGACTCCGACACCAGTCGCGAGCGGCTCGAGGGCTTCATGCGCGAGGTCCCGTGCCCGACCTGCAAGGGCACCCGGCTCAAGCCCGTGATCCTCGCGGTCACCCTCGAGTCCGAGAAGTTCGGCGAGAAGAACATCGCCGAGGTCTGCCACCTGTCGATCGCCGAGGCGGCCGAGTACCTGCAGACCCTGGTCATGACCGACCGCGAGCGCCAGATCGGCGAGCGCGTGCTCAAGGAGATCCACGAGCGCCTGCGCTTCCTGCTCGACGTCGGCCTCGACTACCTGGCCCTCGACCGCGCGGCGGGATCGCTGTCCGGCGGCGAGGCCCAGCGCATCCGGCTCGCGACGCAGATCGGCGCCGGCCTGGTCGGCGTCCTCTACGTGCTCGACGAGCCGTCCATCGGACTGCACCAGCGCGACAACCACCGGCTGATCGAGACGCTCGTGCGGCTCAAGAAGCTCGGCAACACGCTCATCGTCGTCGAGCACGACGAGGACACCATCCGTGCGGCGGACTGGGTCGTCGACATCGGCCCCGGCGCCGGCGAGCACGGGGGACAGGTGATCGTCTCGGGCAGCGTCGACGAGCTGCTGGCCAACCCCGACTCCCTGACCGGCGCCTACCTCTCGGGTCGCACGTCGATCCCGGTCCCCGAGAAGCGTCGTCCGCGTGACAAGTCCCGCCAGCTGACGGTCAAGGGCGCCCGCGAGAACAACCTGCGCAACGTCGACGTGTCCTTCCCGCTGGGCCAGTTGGTCTCGGTGACGGGCGTGTCCGGCTCGGGCAAGTCGACCCTGGTCAACGACATCCTCTACACCTCCCTGGCGCGTCAGATCTACAAGGCGCGCACGATCCCCGGTCGCCACCGCACGATCGAGGGCACCGAGAATGTCGACAAGGTGATCCACGTCGACCAGTCGCCGATCGGTCGCACCCCGCGATCGAACCCGGCCACGTACACCGGCGTCTTCGACCACGTGCGCAAGCTCTTCGCGCAGACGCCCGAGGCCAAGATGCGCGGGTACCAGCAGGGCCGGTTCTCGTTCAACATCAAGGGCGGCCGCTGCGAGGCGTGCCGCGGCGACGGCACGATCAAGATCGAGATGAACTTCCTGCCGGACGTCTACGTCCCCTGTGAGGTCTGCCACGGCGCGCGGTACAACCGCGAGACCCTCGAGGTCCGCTACAAGGGCCGCACGATCGCCGAGGTCCTCGACATGCCGATCGAGGAGGCCGTCGAGTTCTTCGAGGCCATCCCGGCCATCGCGCGCCACCTGCGCACGCTGGTCGACGTCGGTCTGGGCTACGTCCGTCTGGGCCAGCCCGCTCCGACGCTGTCCGGCGGCGAGGCGCAGCGCGTCAAGCTCGCCTCCGAGCTGCAGAAGCGGTCCACCGGCCGCACCGTGTACGTGCTCGACGAGCCCACCACGGGTCTGCACTTCGAGGACATCCGCAAGCTGCTGATCGTGCTGCAGCGACTCGTCGACACCGGCAACTCGGTGATCGTCATCGAGCACAACCTCGACGTCATCAAGGCGTCGGACTGGATCATCGACATGGGTCCCGAGGGTGGCAGCGGCGGCGGCATGGTCGTCGCCCAGGGCACCCCCGAGGACGTCGCGGCGCACCCCGAGTCCCACACCGGCCGGTTCCTCAAGCCACTGCTGTCATGA
- a CDS encoding MBL fold metallo-hydrolase, which yields MTYTGEVTVGGPPDTREAGDLVITKIAVGPMANNAYLLRCALTGEQLLIDAADDAPRLLELIGDRGLARVVTTHRHGDHWQALAEVVEATGAETVAGEDDADELPVPVDVRVRTGARVRVGSCELEVIEIVGHTPGSIALAYDDPDGITHLFTGDSLFPGGVGRTWSPDDFIHLVDDVESKIFDRFDDDTWFYPGHGDDSTLGAERPSVPDWRARGW from the coding sequence ATGACGTACACCGGAGAGGTCACGGTCGGCGGTCCGCCCGACACGCGCGAGGCCGGCGACCTGGTGATCACCAAGATCGCCGTGGGCCCGATGGCCAACAACGCCTATCTGCTCAGATGCGCCCTCACGGGCGAGCAGCTGCTGATCGACGCCGCCGACGACGCGCCCCGGCTGCTCGAGCTGATCGGTGACCGCGGCCTCGCCCGCGTCGTCACGACCCATCGCCACGGTGACCACTGGCAGGCCCTGGCCGAGGTGGTCGAGGCGACCGGCGCCGAGACCGTCGCCGGCGAGGACGACGCCGACGAGCTGCCGGTCCCCGTCGACGTGCGCGTCCGGACGGGCGCACGCGTGCGCGTCGGCTCGTGCGAGCTCGAGGTGATCGAGATCGTCGGCCACACGCCGGGCTCGATCGCGCTGGCCTACGACGACCCCGACGGCATCACGCACCTGTTCACCGGGGACTCGCTGTTCCCCGGGGGCGTGGGCCGGACCTGGTCCCCCGACGACTTCATCCACCTGGTCGACGACGTCGAGTCGAAGATCTTCGACCGGTTCGACGACGACACGTGGTTCTACCCGGGCCACGGCGACGACTCGACGCTCGGCGCCGAGCGTCCGAGCGTGCCCGACTGGCGCGCCCGGGGCTGGTAG
- a CDS encoding cytochrome P450 produces the protein MTRRHVAKRGIDLASFTFIPEPTKAPLQRVGLDPVPRLAEIRDSGPLHRLDLPFDFTAYLVSGHEQAREVLTARDVYSTDIRHLFSGDGPATSDDIGGLGFTDPPVHTRLRKIITPEFTMRRLARLEPLIEQFVDRALDDLEAAGPGADLAKVLAFPIPFNTICALLGLDYEDRQAFSELGSARFDATNGGAAAFGAVSAQREFLFDAVARQRKDPGPGLIGQIIREEGDTISDHDLAGLADGVFTGGYETTAGMIALSTIMLTRDPAYAELVRSGDRKTLDRVIEELLRYFSVVQVAFPRFAKQDMELFGESIKAGDVLLVSLSGANRDPANAGAEPDTFDPTRVPASGHLAFGHGIHRCIGAELARMELRIALPKLLRRFPDLALAVPESELDFRQLSFVFGIETLPVRF, from the coding sequence GTGACCCGACGTCACGTGGCCAAGCGCGGCATCGACCTCGCGAGCTTCACATTCATCCCCGAGCCCACGAAGGCGCCCCTGCAGCGCGTGGGCCTGGACCCGGTGCCCCGGCTGGCGGAGATCCGGGACTCCGGACCCCTGCATCGTCTGGACCTGCCCTTCGACTTCACGGCGTATCTCGTCTCCGGGCACGAGCAGGCGCGCGAGGTCCTCACGGCCCGCGACGTCTACTCGACGGACATCCGTCACCTGTTCTCCGGTGACGGCCCGGCGACCTCGGACGACATCGGGGGACTGGGCTTCACCGACCCGCCCGTCCACACGCGGCTGCGCAAGATCATCACGCCCGAGTTCACGATGCGGCGCCTCGCCCGGCTGGAGCCGTTGATCGAGCAGTTCGTCGACCGCGCGCTCGATGACCTCGAGGCGGCCGGACCCGGCGCCGACCTGGCCAAGGTGCTGGCCTTCCCGATCCCGTTCAACACGATCTGCGCCCTGCTGGGCCTGGACTACGAGGACCGGCAGGCGTTCTCGGAGCTGGGCAGTGCCCGGTTCGACGCCACCAACGGGGGAGCGGCCGCCTTCGGCGCCGTCTCCGCGCAGCGTGAGTTCCTCTTCGACGCAGTGGCCCGCCAGCGCAAGGATCCCGGCCCGGGCCTGATCGGCCAGATCATCCGCGAGGAGGGCGACACGATCTCCGATCACGACCTCGCCGGGCTGGCCGACGGCGTCTTCACCGGCGGGTACGAGACGACGGCGGGCATGATCGCGCTCAGCACGATCATGCTGACCCGCGACCCGGCCTACGCCGAGCTGGTCCGCAGCGGCGACCGCAAGACCCTCGACCGGGTCATCGAGGAGCTGCTGCGCTACTTCTCGGTCGTGCAGGTGGCGTTCCCGCGCTTCGCGAAGCAGGACATGGAGCTCTTCGGCGAGTCGATCAAGGCCGGCGACGTCCTGCTGGTCTCGCTCAGCGGCGCCAACCGCGACCCGGCCAACGCCGGCGCGGAGCCCGACACGTTCGACCCGACCCGCGTTCCCGCCAGCGGCCACCTCGCGTTCGGCCACGGCATCCACCGCTGCATCGGGGCCGAGCTGGCCCGGATGGAGCTGCGCATCGCGCTGCCGAAGCTGCTGCGCCGGTTCCCCGATCTCGCCCTGGCCGTGCCCGAGTCGGAGCTCGACTTCCGTCAGCTGAGCTTCGTCTTCGGCATCGAGACCCTCCCGGTGAGGTTCTAG
- a CDS encoding APC family permease, with protein MASTTAQPEEPTELRRVLGPKLLLLFIIGDILGTGVYALTGQVAAEVGGAAWLPFAIAFAVALLTALSYLELVTKYPQAAGAALYVHKAFGLHFLTFMVAFTVMCSGITSASTASRAFASNLAVGTDWEASNAQIMLIALGFMLLIAAINLRGVSEGVKTNVVLTMIELSGLLLVILVGLWAVVGGDADWGRVIAFDTPDDKNVFLAATTATSLAFFAMVGFEDAVNMAEECHEPNRIFPKIMLTGLGITGLIYVLVSITAVALVPVGELAGNDTPLVTVVERGAPDLPIDTILPFISMFAVANSALINMLMASRLLYGMAKQGVIPRSLAKVSRRQTPWLAIAFTTVLSLGLIAYVSNASDEAVQVLGGTTSLLLLAVFAVVNTAVLVLRRDPVDHSHFRTRAPIALLGVVTCVYLVTPLSGRPGSQYEIAAILLAIGLVLSVPMYVLSRRRGEPLQVSAPDDLPPHDIP; from the coding sequence ATGGCGTCGACGACCGCTCAACCCGAAGAGCCCACCGAGCTGCGGCGCGTCCTGGGCCCCAAACTCCTGTTGCTCTTCATCATCGGCGACATCCTCGGAACCGGCGTCTACGCCCTGACCGGCCAGGTGGCCGCCGAGGTCGGCGGAGCGGCCTGGCTGCCCTTCGCGATCGCCTTCGCCGTCGCGCTGCTCACGGCGCTGTCCTACCTCGAGCTCGTCACGAAGTACCCGCAGGCCGCGGGCGCCGCACTCTACGTGCACAAGGCGTTCGGCCTCCACTTCCTGACGTTCATGGTCGCGTTCACCGTCATGTGCTCGGGCATCACGTCGGCCTCGACCGCGTCGCGAGCCTTCGCCTCGAACCTCGCCGTGGGGACCGACTGGGAGGCCTCGAACGCGCAGATCATGCTGATCGCGCTCGGGTTCATGCTGCTCATCGCCGCGATCAACCTGCGTGGTGTCAGCGAGGGCGTCAAGACCAACGTCGTGCTGACCATGATCGAGCTGTCCGGCCTGCTGCTGGTCATCCTCGTCGGCCTGTGGGCGGTCGTGGGCGGCGACGCCGACTGGGGCCGCGTGATCGCGTTCGACACCCCCGACGACAAGAACGTCTTCCTCGCCGCGACCACGGCGACCTCGCTGGCATTCTTCGCGATGGTCGGCTTCGAGGACGCCGTCAACATGGCCGAGGAGTGCCACGAGCCGAACCGGATCTTCCCCAAGATCATGCTGACCGGGCTGGGGATCACCGGACTGATCTACGTCCTGGTCTCGATCACGGCCGTCGCCCTCGTGCCGGTGGGCGAGCTGGCCGGGAACGACACACCCCTGGTCACGGTGGTCGAGCGCGGCGCGCCCGACCTGCCGATCGACACGATCCTGCCGTTCATCTCCATGTTCGCGGTCGCCAACTCGGCCCTGATCAACATGCTGATGGCGAGCCGGCTGCTGTACGGCATGGCCAAGCAGGGGGTCATCCCCCGCAGCCTCGCGAAGGTGAGCCGCCGCCAGACGCCGTGGCTGGCCATCGCGTTCACCACGGTGCTCTCACTGGGGCTCATCGCCTACGTGTCGAACGCCAGCGACGAGGCGGTCCAGGTCCTCGGCGGGACGACCAGCCTGCTGCTGCTGGCCGTCTTCGCCGTGGTGAACACCGCCGTCCTGGTCCTGCGCAGGGACCCCGTCGACCACTCTCACTTCAGGACCCGGGCCCCGATCGCGCTGCTCGGGGTGGTGACGTGCGTCTACCTCGTGACGCCACTGTCGGGGCGGCCGGGGTCCCAGTACGAGATCGCCGCGATCCTGCTGGCGATCGGCCTGGTCCTGTCCGTGCCGATGTACGTGCTCAGCCGCCGCCGGGGCGAGCCGCTGCAGGTCAGCGCGCCCGACGACCTGCCGCCGCACGACATCCCCTGA